The following proteins are encoded in a genomic region of Ferrimicrobium sp.:
- a CDS encoding PPK2 family polyphosphate kinase, translating into MTTTPSTNWSKLTRLTHKHELNANTSDVPGGPDLTKEEGKQLRHRSVKALTELQEALYAQASHGVLVVLQGLDTAGKDGTIRAIFDGVNPQGVNVHGFKVPTPFEAAHDYLFRIHQAVPGRGEISVFNRSHYEDLIVPLAAKTMNDQAFTQRVNEIHRFEEYLSEQHIVIVKLYLHVSYEVQGQRLLRRLDRPEKHWKFSPGDLVTREHFNNFARAYGRVIPATSFDEAPWHVIPADRKWYRNAIATAIVTETLLQLAPKAPKVDITDIDKIRAELKKELSGLTSSQATS; encoded by the coding sequence ATGACTACCACTCCTAGTACTAACTGGTCAAAGCTCACCCGCCTCACCCATAAGCATGAGCTCAACGCGAACACCTCAGACGTACCTGGGGGACCAGACCTTACCAAGGAAGAGGGTAAGCAGCTCCGCCACCGGAGTGTCAAGGCACTCACCGAACTCCAGGAGGCCCTCTATGCACAAGCGTCACACGGGGTGCTCGTGGTGCTCCAAGGTTTGGATACGGCAGGCAAGGATGGCACCATCCGAGCCATCTTCGATGGCGTGAACCCTCAAGGCGTGAACGTCCATGGTTTCAAGGTGCCAACGCCATTTGAGGCAGCCCATGACTACCTCTTCCGCATCCACCAGGCGGTTCCCGGACGTGGTGAAATCAGCGTCTTCAATCGCTCACACTACGAAGACCTCATCGTTCCACTCGCCGCGAAAACAATGAACGATCAGGCATTCACCCAACGTGTTAATGAAATCCACCGCTTCGAGGAGTACCTGAGCGAACAGCACATTGTCATCGTAAAGCTCTACCTACACGTCTCGTATGAAGTGCAGGGCCAGCGGCTCTTGCGACGTCTTGACCGTCCCGAAAAACACTGGAAATTCTCCCCCGGTGACCTCGTTACCCGCGAACACTTCAACAACTTCGCACGCGCCTACGGACGCGTCATTCCCGCTACCTCATTTGACGAGGCTCCGTGGCACGTCATTCCGGCTGACCGTAAGTGGTACCGAAACGCGATCGCTACGGCCATCGTCACCGAAACCCTCCTCCAACTCGCACCAAAGGCACCCAAGGTCGACATCACCGATATCGATAAAATTCGGGCAGAATTAAAGAAGGAACTCTCCGGTCTCACGTCATCACAAGCGACCAGTTGA
- a CDS encoding MaoC family dehydratase, translating to MPAPVHGVDGLKQLVGVDLGFTPYRTVTQQQITMFADATDDHQWIHVDPDAAKNGPFGTTIAHGFLTLSLVSAMLPEVLQVDGVSMGVNYGTNRVRFPAPVPVNARIRLGAKVAAVTEVTGGVQVQIDVTIEVEGATKPSMVGEILFRYY from the coding sequence ATGCCAGCACCAGTTCATGGAGTCGATGGACTCAAACAACTCGTTGGGGTCGATCTTGGGTTTACACCCTACCGAACCGTTACCCAGCAGCAGATCACGATGTTCGCCGATGCAACCGATGACCATCAGTGGATCCACGTCGATCCCGACGCCGCTAAGAATGGTCCCTTTGGGACGACTATCGCTCACGGATTCCTGACACTCTCACTCGTGTCGGCGATGCTTCCCGAGGTGCTCCAAGTCGATGGGGTCTCCATGGGCGTCAACTACGGCACCAACCGTGTTCGTTTTCCAGCGCCAGTGCCTGTCAACGCTCGGATTCGCCTCGGGGCAAAAGTCGCTGCGGTGACTGAGGTAACTGGTGGTGTCCAAGTTCAGATCGACGTCACTATCGAGGTCGAGGGTGCCACCAAGCCTTCCATGGTCGGCGAGATACTCTTTCGCTATTATTGA
- a CDS encoding ubiquinone/menaquinone biosynthesis methyltransferase has protein sequence MKQNDSVLPDEGAKQPYVRDMFDRIAGTYDVVNRLMTFGLDQGWRAHLVREMHLDPKARVLDLACGTGDFLKAWSANGMDAYGLDLSYRMLEKAKRYGPLVQGVGEALPFGDASFDAVSSGFAVRNFADFAAVLTEVHRVLRPGGVLGILEVATPKSRLVRELHGVYFGSVVPLVGGLISADRSAYRYLPESVAYLPTDERFRQLLQQSGFTQVRRINVGLGAAQLLIARRGVE, from the coding sequence ATGAAGCAAAACGATAGTGTGCTCCCTGATGAGGGTGCCAAGCAGCCATACGTTCGTGACATGTTCGACCGGATCGCGGGAACTTATGATGTGGTGAACCGACTGATGACTTTTGGCCTCGATCAAGGGTGGCGTGCTCACTTAGTGCGCGAGATGCACCTAGATCCCAAGGCGCGTGTCCTCGATCTGGCCTGTGGCACCGGAGATTTTCTTAAAGCCTGGTCGGCCAACGGTATGGACGCGTATGGACTCGATCTGTCCTATCGCATGTTGGAGAAGGCCAAGAGGTATGGACCGTTGGTCCAAGGCGTGGGGGAGGCGTTGCCCTTTGGAGACGCGAGTTTTGACGCGGTGAGTTCGGGATTCGCGGTCCGTAATTTCGCGGATTTCGCTGCTGTCTTGACCGAAGTACACCGGGTGTTGCGACCAGGAGGGGTGCTTGGCATCTTGGAGGTCGCAACGCCGAAGAGTCGTTTGGTGCGGGAGCTCCACGGTGTCTATTTTGGTTCGGTGGTGCCTCTTGTTGGGGGCCTGATCTCCGCCGATAGGAGCGCCTACCGCTATCTTCCTGAGTCGGTAGCGTATCTGCCGACGGATGAGCGCTTTCGTCAACTCCTGCAGCAGTCGGGTTTTACCCAGGTGCGACGTATCAACGTCGGATTGGGGGCGGCACAGCTTCTGATTGCTAGGCGGGGAGTGGAGTGA
- a CDS encoding mechanosensitive ion channel domain-containing protein: MNSLFHEYLKALPALAVALVLGVAVAFLIIRFTRWINARHPNSVRTAALRRLRGPTRSLVPLLLMLASLHYVKVSVAAEVDIRHAISILLVGVVAWGLARLVEAVEDAILYYYHIDAADNLKARRLQTQVRVFRRIIVVVIALIAIAVALFSFPSVRLAGAGVLASAGIISIIAGIASKPVASNVIAGIQIAISQPIRLDDVVVIEGHWGRVEEISLTYVVVRVWDLRRLVLPISYFISNPFENWTKTTADILGIVHIELDYTAPVPTIREQFLSILASSPDWDGSVARMQVTQLGVSTMQLRFVMSSPDSSRSWNLECELREKMILFLQQQYPEVLPRVRAEMVPSSLGTRLSASDAHTSSSSEDQNDPSMSQLFNASLMPTPVANSQSDQTAVVLDPSRSELFNTSTMRSTPAQSAELRGGGSA, encoded by the coding sequence TTGAATAGCTTATTCCATGAGTACTTAAAGGCATTGCCGGCGCTAGCGGTGGCGTTGGTGCTGGGCGTTGCTGTTGCCTTTTTGATTATCCGTTTTACCCGTTGGATCAATGCGCGCCATCCGAACTCGGTGCGCACGGCTGCCTTACGGAGGTTGCGCGGCCCAACCAGGTCGTTGGTTCCGCTGCTATTGATGCTCGCATCGTTACATTATGTGAAGGTTTCAGTCGCTGCCGAGGTGGACATTCGCCACGCGATCTCCATTCTGCTGGTTGGAGTGGTTGCATGGGGGCTTGCGCGACTGGTCGAGGCAGTGGAGGATGCGATCCTCTACTACTACCACATCGATGCTGCCGATAACTTAAAGGCGAGGAGGTTGCAGACCCAGGTGCGAGTTTTTCGGCGGATTATCGTCGTTGTGATCGCTTTGATCGCTATCGCAGTCGCTCTGTTCTCCTTTCCATCGGTTCGACTCGCTGGCGCTGGCGTGTTGGCTTCGGCCGGCATCATCTCGATTATCGCCGGTATCGCCTCAAAGCCAGTGGCGTCAAACGTGATCGCGGGCATCCAGATCGCTATTTCTCAGCCGATCCGTCTTGACGATGTCGTCGTTATCGAAGGGCACTGGGGACGTGTCGAGGAGATATCGCTCACCTATGTCGTGGTCCGCGTCTGGGATCTGCGACGACTGGTGTTGCCTATCTCCTACTTCATCTCGAACCCCTTCGAGAACTGGACGAAGACGACCGCGGACATCCTCGGCATTGTCCATATCGAACTGGACTACACCGCCCCGGTTCCCACTATTCGCGAGCAGTTTCTCTCGATCCTTGCCTCCTCTCCTGACTGGGATGGCAGTGTGGCCCGCATGCAGGTCACACAGCTTGGGGTATCCACGATGCAACTCCGGTTTGTGATGAGTTCCCCCGATAGTTCAAGGTCATGGAACCTCGAGTGCGAGCTACGCGAGAAGATGATTCTCTTCCTGCAGCAGCAGTACCCAGAGGTACTACCGAGAGTGCGAGCTGAGATGGTTCCGAGTTCCTTGGGGACCCGCTTGAGCGCGTCCGATGCTCATACCAGCAGTAGTAGCGAGGATCAGAATGATCCAAGTATGTCCCAGCTCTTCAATGCGTCATTGATGCCAACTCCTGTCGCGAATTCGCAGAGTGACCAGACCGCAGTGGTACTCGATCCAAGTAGGTCCGAACTTTTTAATACGTCAACCATGCGGAGCACCCCTGCTCAGTCGGCAGAGCTAAGAGGTGGCGGTTCGGCCTAA